Genomic segment of Zingiber officinale cultivar Zhangliang chromosome 11B, Zo_v1.1, whole genome shotgun sequence:
GTAGCTTTAGGTTGCTTAGTGCACATAACTTGCAGAGATCCCTTATCATATAACATCATTATGCTATGTTCTCTCTCAGTTTGAACTTTTCTTATTCCTTCATGATCTCATCAATTCAATCAGACATGATCCACCTACTTTCAATGTTCCAAACATTTGACTCTTTAGCCACCTCTAATCTAACCAAATAAAGGATCCTACGGAAAGATGAAAAGGCAAGCGTTAAAGCAAGTGCTTGGCCTTTCCAAGCAATTTCAAACTGAATTTTTATGGTTTCACTTGTTCTTTTCCTATTTAGTGCTTGGAAAGGTGTAAGCAAGTGCCTAGAGCCATTCTATTCTATGAATAATAATGTGCTTTCATTCATTTAAGATGGTTAGCCACAGCTAGTCAAAATAATGTATTTGACTCTGGGAGGCTGCAAGAAGACTGCTACATAGATAAGACTATTGGAGACCATTGTAACAGATGATAAGCCACACAAAAGAATCAAAAGAAAGGTCATGCGATTGAGCAGTTGCCCAGGGCATAGATGGCATATTGAAGTCGAAAAATCTAAAACTCCGCTATATAGGCAGTTCACTTCTACATTACATTATCATGAATGACATATTTAGAAATAAACACCTAGCGCCTCGTACATAAGTATGACCTCAACAAAAACTAGTTGTGCTTAAGGTATTCAGGACTAAACACAGTGAAACACAacaatcatacacaaacacaaaGATATAATAGTCCGAAAGAAAGGACTGCCTAGATGTTAACCAAAACTTAATTGGAAGAACTAAGAAAGGTTTAACTAAAGCTCACTGCTTTGCTCCTCTGGAGTTTGCTCAGCAGCAGTCTTTATCCCACAGCCTATTGTCTTCAGTGACAAAGTAGCTGGTAAAATGCCAAGGCTTAAGGAGAATGACAAATTGACAGCAAGTGGATGATCTTCCTTGAGCAAAATCTCCTGCAACAATCCAATCAATGATTATGTAGATTTTACTAAAATGAAAAAGAACAAATATCTTTGGTGGCACAAACCCAATACTCAATTTAACCAAAATAACCTATTGTTATCTTCTTAAGTATGAACCTCTTGAACATAGCTAGAATGAAGAAGTGTGGCGACAGAGAATTCTCTTTCTCCTTCCTTAGGATTGAAGAATTGTCCAACTGCCATAGAAGCAGCTGGGGGAGGTCTACCTGATACAGTCTGGACAAGGAAAAATAATTAGATTAAGAATCTTGCAAGTGCATTTCTTTTCTTAAAACAGGAACTACTTAATAACTTATATGCTTACAAAGATTTTCTGAAATGACAGAAGCCTAGAAATGATGGTTAAGGAAATAAAATTCAaggtttatttatttttgaagtgATATAGACTCACATATAACTCAATGGAGGATAAAATCCATATAGATGACCCAAAAAGTTAGGATAAAAAACAGCTGCACAATAATGAGTTTACTTTTTCGAATAATGGACACAATGTTCTTAAGTAGGTCTGACAGTGACCATGGGATAAAATTGACCAATGAAATCGCCACATATAAACACTAAGCATCTTTGAGTAGCCACTTGGAGAATTGAAAACACTAACATTGGTGTGATTAGATTCTGAAAATGCAGACCAAAAAATGCTTAGGACTGAAAATAAAAGTCATTTTTCCTTTTTGAGAGAGCTTAGGTACATATAAAGCTTTACCATGATAACTAGCCAATATCATCTATGATATATCCAAAGTTCCATAATTTAGGTCAACATAAGCCTCTACCTGATCTAGATCAATATAAACATCCATCCAATCCCCCCTAGATAATCCAGTTTCTTGAAGGGCCAAATGGTTGGAAAAAGAATAGTTAGGGCATTGATCCTAACTCACACAAGCAAAGTCAAGTTACAagcataaaatttattaatagctTCAAACATGCAAATATTAGGGTCGCAAAAATTTGCATGGACACATCACACACCAATAACAGATAAAAACATAATTCCTTTACTAGATGTTAATCTCCAAAAGTTTCATGACTAGATGTAAATGCAATGCATGGTAAAGCTTCACAGAAAAGAAGACCATACCAATCGAGGTGCAACTGAAATGGTCAAGAATCGGAAACCATGCAACTCCTCAGGACTTAATTGAAGAAAGGAGGATGGAGGTGCTTGTTCTGTTTGGCTTCCTGGTTCAATCTGATAGACAGTGACTTTAGAACATAAATTGCCTCTATACATCAAAGGAGAAGCTTTATGTGCTTAATTTAAGAAAACAAGATTTCTGGGGGAAAAAATGGGAGCGGGAGCAAATTTACAAAGAAATTTTCGTTTTCGAAACCAATAAATTGTGATTTGAAAAGAATCAGCAGAAGATGTAGCAGAATTGGCACCTGTCTTGGGGCTGGTCCTGCAGGAATGTGAACCATCTTTGTAGTCACCTCTATAACTCTCCTACTAACAGGAAGTTCATTTGCTGACACCTTTTTTGTCTTCTCATGCCACAAGTGAAGTCTAACCCCAGAACAAGGGGCAAGGTTTGTTACAAACATGAAATGTCCTCTGCCATTTGAACCCTGAAAGTAGTTGAAATTTCAATTATGCAATACAAAAAATCATTCAAATGAGTCAACAAAAAATCTCTAAAGAACCAACAAATCAAGTTTACTAAATTAGACAATCATCACCAAAAAATTCTCTCCCACTGAGGGGATAAATGATCAATAGATAATTTCATTGTATTTTCATTTCACAACCAAGACAATAAACTAGTTTTAAGTCTAAGAGAATTACTCTTTAAACTCCAGATCACTGATTTAACAAGTTCACTAGAACAACCTACTGGATTGTACCTAGTAATATTGTCTATAAATACCAGTTTGAGTAAAGAATGAGAGGCAATACCATCTATTGCCTACAGAGAAAAGTATTGGAACTTTGAAACCCATTCTACAAGCATTTAAGTCTCACCAAAACAAAAAAATAACCAAAGAACAAAGCACGGAGCCACCTAAGAAAGAAACATTCATTTTAAACCACACCCATAAGTAAAAATGTTATGACTAGGTCAAATTTACCAGTTTCTTTATGTCCAACCACCGCCTTTTCCCATCCATTGCCAAAACAGTCACAGTGCTTGATTCTATGTAGAGATCTTTCTCAAGGTCATCTTCATTCCAGTTGAAAGAGGGAAGACAAGAATATCGATCCTGTACTGATGGTTCTGCAAGCCCAGTATCAGTGACCTTATTTAGAACTTTGAATCATAATATTATCAGGTTGTCTCTGAAGTAATAAGATCAGCAATACAACTCTTTGGAGTTACCATAAATTCTTGATAAtgtaaaagaaaattataaagaAATAGTCAATAAGTAATAAAATGTTAATAGTCCAAAagcaataaaaaaaaacaataatttaTTTGCTTCAAAATGTAATTAACAATAATAAACACAAGTGTCAATATATAAGTTATAAAAGTATAATAAAAGCTATCATTTAGAAGATATCCATCAACAGGGTTTAGAAGAGATGACAAGGAACTCTAATCTAATGAAGGATTAAACAGacaaatcaagaagaaaaagTAACAATATAAAGGAGAAAGGAGGGGCAAAAGGAAAATTGTATAATGTGAGAATGTGAACATCAATGTAAAAATTACCGCAAGAAAAACAAACGATCAAATTTAGAAAAAGTTGGGAAAAGCTATAAAGATCAAATTAGTTGATGTAAGGTTCAAGGATATAGAATGAATAAAATGATCTGCAGTTGTTTAGTTTGAAAAACTTCAAGTTCTTCTACTAAATAAGAGTTCAGCGCATTAGGCACTAGGAAAAAAAACTTTCACAATTTTGCTTTTTAGAAGAAAAACAATGTTGACATAAGCCATAGTGTTAGACTGTTAACACAGAATGTGAAAAGGTTTGAATACTACATGATTCTAATTTTGTGTTTGTTTAAGaaacaaaattgaaaaatgaaaagaaaaataaaaggggataTCTTTGCCACTGCATTTTATAACAACtccataaaatatttttaaaaattttttagacTACGATCAATTGATATTTACTAAAAAAggaatatatgtatatatatattattcaaTTGTGCACTGTAAGAAAGCATCTACAGCAATTTTTGTGAAATATATAATATCAATAGGTCATCCCCAGAAAATAGGAGGAAATGACAATTTTTCACATGTTTCCTTTTTGTGACTTGAATGTACAAACCTCAAATTATGTTTACTTAATATAAATTACATGTTTATATCTTAACAAGATAACACTGAATAAACTCTCCTTTTTGAATGGAAAGGAACATAAACATATGAGCTAAAGACAATCAACCTGTACTGATAAGTCTTTAGTTTGAACAGTTTCATGCACAAACAACTTTAAACTTTGTTCAGAAGACACTAATTTTCTGTGTAATGAGATGAAAACTACCAGTAGCATGTCCAACATCCTCGAGAGGAAACATCCTTGAAGGCACAGATGGTTTCACAAATCTTGGCCAATTTAGACTGCGAGGGATCTCACTCTGAAGCATTTTTGTCAACACAAGAATCCTTTGTGCTACACTTGGATATTTTTTACCAGTACCAGAGTTTACAAAAGAAAGAAGAGCATGTGATACCTGCAAAAAATCATTGGCACGCAAATGATTCATAGACCAAACTTATTCATATACAAGGTTGTAAATGTGCTGACCTGTACAACTAGTTGATTGCACCAAAGAATACACTGGTGCTCCATAGAAAGCCAAACATTTTTCATACCAGAGCTCCCTATTGTAAAACCATTAGTAGATGGAACAATTCCTTCTAAAGAGGCCAATTTGGAACGAATCTGTAAATACGTCCATCAAAAAAATGTATCTGCCATAAGTTAGAATATTTGTGAAAATACTCTCATCGTCAAAGTCACCATTCACATGAGCATGAACAGTTGGTTGAACCAACTGtgcaaaatagaaaaaaatgtgTAACCCTAAATGTGGACAACTCCATTAAAAATTTAGAACAAGAACTAGGATGTTGTCCTATTTTGCACAGATAGCAAAGGACCTTTGAGCAGAATAGCAAAAAGACAGATGCAGGAACAATACAACAGAGAAAAAAATGGGAAGGTGTCACATTGTGCATGCTATTGATAAAGCTGTCATTTTTAAACTCATAAATCAAGGCTTGAAATGACTTACACCATTGATTTGGAAAGCAATCACCAAACATAAAACCAAGATTGAACACACATTGTACCATACATTAACATAAAGGAAAAAAGACATGAAAGCATATGTGCATCACAATTATCTCTTCCACAATTTatcaaaagaaaagtaaaaactTCTAGCATGcagaaaaagaaagggaaaaaccTGGTAATCATATATGCCTCCAGCTACCGAAACAATAACAACATGAGATAACTTTGGATTAGAGATAATTTGGCCACCATTATTGGTTTGTGGCTCATAACCCTTTCTCCATTTTTCATTAACTTGGGAAAAATAATGTCCCAAAGATGGTTGCAGCGCAATTGGAGGTGATCTGGAAACCATTTAACTCTAGTCTATCAGGGATTAAGTATCCatacaaaaaaaatttgataatgtgCACACACAAAGATAAGAGAACATACTGGTGTGGACTGGAAAGAGTTATTATAGTTGCCACAGCTGAGCTCTGCAAGTTTGGATGAACAGTTGCAGCTCTAGCTACAAAGCCTCCCATTGAATGCCCAACTAATATCACACTTGAAGGCAAGCCTCCAGAAATTTCAGCACCTTCTTTAGACAGTGCTTCCTGAGATTCTCGATATTGGTCCAAGATCTACAAGATCATATAGGACATGTGTCAGCAGCAATGTTTAACTATTTACATGCATGATGGCagatcaaaatattatttatcttCAAAGGAAAAGAAGGTTAAAACAGATAATCCAGCATAAAAATTGCAATCTTTCATTAAATTAACTGCTGAGATCCGAACTAAGAATTGAAAGTAAAAGTAAGTTGGGAGTTATGCCATCAGCACAATTTATAATTTGCTAAGAAATACTCCTACTAGGAAAACCCAACAAGCCAGCAAAGAGACTGAACAACTAGAGCATGTTTAATGACTACATGTGTAAGAACATATAGTGATGgatattgagaaaaaaaatatataattgacGTGTGAAGGTTGGAAGTATGTGAATTTTTTAGATGATCAAAAGAATACTAACAGCTTGGTATACAAAACTGATATGTGTCAAAAAAAACCACTTGTATATTCTTGTTCAAAATCCAAAAGATCCTTCAACGGGagcaaaaaatataaatttaagcaATGTTTGCATGCTAATACTCAGTAAATTCTTATCAGatcagaatttaaaaaaaaaagcccTCAATCATGCACATAGAAAAAGTTCTGAAGGCCTATACATTGTTAGCCAAGTATAGTAAATCCTCCCttcacatataaataaatacttaGAATGTTGAAATGATAAATATACCCTGTGGATTGCGTAGACAACATATTCAGTATGTTCCACAAGTATCTGTCCATCCATTGCAGAATGTTCCTCCTCAAGATCCACAGCAAACCAATCAAGCTTGCGATTATATTGGCTAGGAAGAGCAAAGTTCTCCATATCTTCCAACGAAAAATCTAATTCTCCGGTCTTTTCAAGTATCATAGATGATTCCCTATAGTAAGATAACTCAAGTGGTCCTCCTTGGTATGCCCTTGCAGATTCAGCGGCCAAAGATCGAACCTAGAAAgacaataaaaatgtaaaaaagctAGAAATAGCTTACCAAAAAAATTCATAATCAATGCTAGGAAAACTCAAAAGATAGAAAACGAAATGCTAATTCGCatattgaaatttgattttaattttttttatgaatatcaTAGTAGATTAACATTTTGGAAATTACATAAATTTTAGGTAAGAGAAGTGGATTTATTATTTACATGTTAAATTACCGATGCTCCATGACTAACTGGTGACACGGACCAATAGTGTAAAGTTAGTATGCATACTTTTAAGCAAGCTTGATCAAGTGTATACAAAGTCAAGGACTTTGATAGAACTATTGTAGCAAATTAAAAGATTGTTTGTAGATATGCTGCATTTGTGCAGTTTTGCTTTCATGAAAAGAGTTGATAAATGTTAAAGCACCAACAATTCCACTAACTGAAATGAAGTATATCTCTAGTCAACAACTTGttaatgtcaaagtataagtcacAGCAATATCCTTAGTGCCCCATTTTTGTAGAGTATGCATTCTCTTTGAGCACGAGATTTTCCTTAATAACTTGGATAGAACATTGTACAATCTTTTCACATAAAGAATAGGACTTTTCAAGGCTAACAAAATTAGAGAATGTGGAGCACTGTACTCTATACACTGACAAGAGTGACGACAGGGGCTTACCTGCTTATAGCTTCCACCATTTCCAGGTATAAAAAGAACAGGAATGCCATCAATTTTCTTTAGATGATCAGTGAAATCAATCGTCTTCCAGCCTTCATGGTACAGGAACAGCCCGTACTTGTTCGAAGAGACATTGGCAGGCGCGGGGATAGGGATGTAGGTCGGATACATGTACGTCATGATGCACCCATTCGGAACTGGTTTCAGCAATTCGTACAGCCCCAAAAAAGCCACCCACACGAACAGAACCACCAGAGCTACGATTCTGCACTTCGATCTCAAGCCCTCCATTTCCAAAAGAGAGCAAGATCAAAACCCCGCAGAAAGACTCGCCATCAAAACAATACTTCCAGAAGAGGGTCAGAAACCAGATCTGCTTCCAAAATGCGTTTGAAGTACAAAATTCGAACTCCACTTGGATGAGAATGTGACGAAATCAC
This window contains:
- the LOC122033648 gene encoding uncharacterized protein LOC122033648 isoform X3, with translation MEGLRSKCRIVALVVLFVWVAFLGLYELLKPVPNGCIMTYMYPTYIPIPAPANVSSNKYGLFLYHEGWKTIDFTDHLKKIDGIPVLFIPGNGGSYKQVRSLAAESARAYQGGPLELSYYRESSMILEKTGELDFSLEDMENFALPSQYNRKLDWFAVDLEEEHSAMDGQILVEHTEYVVYAIHRILDQYRESQEALSKEGAEISGGLPSSVILVGHSMGGFVARAATVHPNLQSSAVATIITLSSPHQSPPIALQPSLGHYFSQVNEKWRKGYEPQTNNGGQIISNPKLSHVVIVSVAGGIYDYQIRSKLASLEGIVPSTNGFTIGSSGMKNVWLSMEHQCILWCNQLVVQVSHALLSFVNSGTGKKYPSVAQRILVLTKMLQSEIPRSLNWPRFVKPSVPSRMFPLEDVGHATEPSVQDRYSCLPSFNWNEDDLEKDLYIESSTVTVLAMDGKRRWLDIKKLGSNGRGHFMFVTNLAPCSGVRLHLWHEKTKKVSANELPVSRRVIEVTTKMVHIPAGPAPRQIEPGSQTEQAPPSSFLQLSPEELHGFRFLTISVAPRLTVSGRPPPAASMAVGQFFNPKEGEREFSVATLLHSSYVQEEILLKEDHPLAVNLSFSLSLGILPATLSLKTIGCGIKTAAEQTPEEQSKFCKLRCFPPVAFAWDPQSGLHIIPNLYSETIIVDSSPAMFDSSSETGKTIVLLLMDPHCSYSMGLSVSLPSAASRFCLSYFSQITGFMIAAVFFALNRQARAWELDTSVPSILSAIESNLRIPLPFFFCAVLPVFISFPVILLTRTQLPPIANYISVSILCYLVANGAIMILIFSSLLVLYTVAAVHVYIRKSWMAWEDSFVLFRQILRFTSFFCSMKIVQVLKNNASLVVAFAAIPLIYFIHPALGLLVFLLSHAFNCHAALCSHAQRKEHSDSRTYHKPSIQSPERANDGFDPLLPLDESYSPTTSKSFSDSQLEYFNYQLSILILHLLALLMFLPSLIAWFQRIRLGQSFPWLIDSILCTGVILHGLFGSRPDVNSISVPIQWTRRSEAGLSLAYLLAGYFTFINALFSAPYKALYAMAAIGTLCCIVKIIDRRNRSRNKRRHSHKH
- the LOC122033648 gene encoding uncharacterized protein LOC122033648 isoform X1, which produces MEGLRSKCRIVALVVLFVWVAFLGLYELLKPVPNGCIMTYMYPTYIPIPAPANVSSNKYGLFLYHEGWKTIDFTDHLKKIDGIPVLFIPGNGGSYKQVRSLAAESARAYQGGPLELSYYRESSMILEKTGELDFSLEDMENFALPSQYNRKLDWFAVDLEEEHSAMDGQILVEHTEYVVYAIHRILDQYRESQEALSKEGAEISGGLPSSVILVGHSMGGFVARAATVHPNLQSSAVATIITLSSPHQSPPIALQPSLGHYFSQVNEKWRKGYEPQTNNGGQIISNPKLSHVVIVSVAGGIYDYQIRSKLASLEGIVPSTNGFTIGSSGMKNVWLSMEHQCILWCNQLVVQVSHALLSFVNSGTGKKYPSVAQRILVLTKMLQSEIPRSLNWPRFVKPSVPSRMFPLEDVGHATEPSVQDRYSCLPSFNWNEDDLEKDLYIESSTVTVLAMDGKRRWLDIKKLGSNGRGHFMFVTNLAPCSGVRLHLWHEKTKKVSANELPVSRRVIEVTTKMVHIPAGPAPRQIEPGSQTEQAPPSSFLQLSPEELHGFRFLTISVAPRLTVSGRPPPAASMAVGQFFNPKEGEREFSVATLLHSSYVQEEILLKEDHPLAVNLSFSLSLGILPATLSLKTIGCGIKTAAEQTPEEQSKFCKLRCFPPVAFAWDPQSGLHIIPNLYSETIIVDSSPAMFDSSSETGKTIVLLLMDPHCSYSMGLSVSLPSAASRFCLSYFSQITGFMIAAVFFALNRQARAWELDTSVPSILSAIESNLRIPLPFFFCAVLPVFISFPVILLTRTQLPPIANYISVSILCYLVANGAIMILIFSSLLVLYTVAAVHVYIRKSWMAWEDSFVLFRQILRFTSFFCSMKIVQVLKNNASLVVAFAAIPLIYFIHPALGLLVFLLSHAFNCHAALCSFLTASLRSHAQRKEHSDSRTYHKPSIQSPERANDGFDPLLPLDESYSPTTSKSFSDSQLEYFNYQLSILILHLLALLMFLPSLIAWFQRIRLGQSFPWLIDSILCTGVILHGLFGSRPDVNSISVPIQWTRRSEAGLSLAYLLAGYFTFINALFSAPYKALYAMAAIGTLCCIVKIIDRRNRSRNKRRHSHKH
- the LOC122033648 gene encoding uncharacterized protein LOC122033648 isoform X2, giving the protein MEGLRSKCRIVALVVLFVWVAFLGLYELLKPVPNGCIMTYMYPTYIPIPAPANVSSNKYGLFLYHEGWKTIDFTDHLKKIDGIPVLFIPGNGGSYKQVRSLAAESARAYQGGPLELSYYRESSMILEKTGELDFSLEDMENFALPSQYNRKLDWFAVDLEEEHSAMDGQILVEHTEYVVYAIHRILDQYRESQEALSKEGAEISGGLPSSVILVGHSMGGFVARAATVHPNLQSSAVATIITLSSPHQSPPIALQPSLGHYFSQVNEKWRKGYEPQTNNGGQIISNPKLSHVVIVSVAGGIYDYQIRSKLASLEGIVPSTNGFTIGSSGMKNVWLSMEHQCILWCNQLVVQVSHALLSFVNSGTGKKYPSVAQRILVLTKMLQSEIPRSLNWPRFVKPSVPSRMFPLEDVGHATEPSVQDRYSCLPSFNWNEDDLEKDLYIESSTVTVLAMDGKRRWLDIKKLGSNGRGHFMFVTNLAPCSGVRLHLWHEKTKKVSANELPVSRRVIEVTTKMVHIPAGPAPRQIEPGSQTEQAPPSSFLQLSPEELHGFRFLTISVAPRLTVSGRPPPAASMAVGQFFNPKEGEREFSVATLLHSSYVQEEILLKEDHPLAVNLSFSLSLGILPATLSLKTIGCGIKTAAEQTPEEQSKFCKLRCFPPVAFAWDPQSGLHIIPNLYSETIIVDSSPAMFDSSSETGKTIVLLLMDPHCSYSMGLSVSLPSAASRFCLSYFSQITGFMIAAVFFALNRQARAWELDTSVPSILSAIESNLRIPLPFFFCAVLPVFISFPVILLTRTQLPPIANYISVSILCYLVANGAIMILIFSSLLVLYTVAAVHVYIRKSWMAWEDSFVLFRQILRFTSFFCSMKVLKNNASLVVAFAAIPLIYFIHPALGLLVFLLSHAFNCHAALCSFLTASLRSHAQRKEHSDSRTYHKPSIQSPERANDGFDPLLPLDESYSPTTSKSFSDSQLEYFNYQLSILILHLLALLMFLPSLIAWFQRIRLGQSFPWLIDSILCTGVILHGLFGSRPDVNSISVPIQWTRRSEAGLSLAYLLAGYFTFINALFSAPYKALYAMAAIGTLCCIVKIIDRRNRSRNKRRHSHKH